A stretch of Helicobacter pylori DNA encodes these proteins:
- the acs gene encoding acetate--CoA ligase, with amino-acid sequence MQLDEDLEFTKKVFNPNRAFAKQARIKNMCEYKDLVHEANEDYEHFWGELAKQKLTWFKPFDKVLNSDNAPFFKWFENGKINVSYNCIDRHLKDKKNKVAIIFEGEMGDYNVITYRKLHSEVNKTANLLKNEFNVKKGDRVIIYMPMIVESVYMMLACARIGAIHSIVFAGFSPEALRDRINDAQAKLVITADGTFRKGKPYMLKPALDKALENNACPSVEKALIVIRNAKEIDYVRGRDFVYNEMVHYQSDKCEPEMMDSEDPLFLLYTSGSTGKPKGVQHSSAGYLLWAQMTMEWVFDIRDNDNFWCTADIGWITGHTYVVYGPLACGATTLILEGTMSYPDYGRWWRMIEEYRVDKFYTSPTAIRMLHAKGENEPLKYNLESLKVLGTVGEPINPTAWKWFYEKIGNSKCSIVDTWWQTETGGHIISPLPGATPIRASCATLPLPGIHAEVLNEDGTKTKPGEQGFLCITKPWPSMVRNIWGDEKRYIDSYFSQIKLNGEYVYLSGDGAIVDENGYITIIGRTDDIVNVSGHRIGTAEVESAISKHEMVVECAVVGIPDTIKGEGLFAFVVLCDGAKCNLGESLELLKEMNHILSVEIGKIAKLDNVMYVPGLPKTRSGKIMRRLLKSIAKKEPITQDLSTLEDVNVVKEIMSIVQMEE; translated from the coding sequence ATGCAATTAGACGAAGATTTAGAATTCACCAAAAAAGTCTTTAACCCTAACAGAGCGTTTGCCAAGCAAGCCAGGATTAAAAACATGTGCGAATATAAGGATTTAGTGCATGAAGCCAATGAAGATTACGAGCATTTTTGGGGCGAGTTAGCCAAGCAAAAACTCACATGGTTTAAACCTTTTGATAAGGTTTTAAACAGCGATAACGCCCCTTTTTTCAAATGGTTTGAAAACGGCAAAATCAATGTTTCTTACAATTGCATAGACAGGCATTTAAAAGACAAAAAAAATAAAGTAGCGATCATTTTTGAAGGGGAAATGGGGGATTATAATGTCATCACTTACAGAAAACTCCACTCTGAAGTCAATAAAACAGCCAACCTTTTAAAAAACGAATTCAATGTCAAAAAAGGCGATAGAGTCATTATCTATATGCCTATGATTGTAGAAAGCGTTTATATGATGCTCGCATGCGCTAGGATTGGAGCGATCCATAGCATCGTTTTTGCTGGGTTTAGCCCTGAAGCCTTGAGGGATAGGATCAACGACGCTCAAGCCAAATTAGTTATCACAGCGGATGGGACTTTTAGAAAAGGCAAACCCTATATGCTCAAGCCAGCCCTTGACAAGGCTCTAGAAAATAATGCCTGCCCTAGCGTGGAAAAAGCGCTCATTGTGATACGAAACGCCAAAGAGATTGATTATGTGAGAGGGCGCGATTTTGTCTATAATGAAATGGTCCATTACCAATCCGATAAATGCGAACCTGAAATGATGGACTCTGAAGATCCTTTATTCTTGCTCTATACAAGCGGATCAACCGGGAAACCTAAAGGCGTTCAACACAGCAGTGCAGGGTATTTGTTATGGGCGCAAATGACGATGGAGTGGGTTTTTGATATTAGGGATAACGATAATTTTTGGTGCACCGCTGATATTGGCTGGATCACAGGGCACACTTATGTGGTTTATGGACCTTTAGCTTGTGGGGCGACGACTTTGATACTAGAAGGCACGATGTCTTATCCGGATTATGGGAGATGGTGGAGGATGATAGAAGAATACCGCGTGGATAAATTCTACACTTCCCCCACCGCTATAAGAATGCTGCATGCCAAAGGCGAAAACGAACCCTTAAAGTATAATTTAGAATCGCTCAAAGTTTTAGGAACGGTAGGAGAGCCCATTAACCCTACGGCATGGAAATGGTTTTATGAAAAAATCGGCAATTCAAAATGCAGTATCGTGGATACTTGGTGGCAGACAGAAACAGGAGGGCATATCATCAGCCCTTTACCGGGAGCTACGCCTATAAGGGCCAGTTGCGCGACTTTGCCTTTGCCAGGTATTCATGCAGAAGTTTTAAACGAAGACGGCACCAAAACAAAGCCCGGAGAGCAAGGGTTTTTATGCATCACTAAGCCATGGCCTTCTATGGTAAGAAACATTTGGGGCGATGAAAAACGATACATTGATAGCTATTTTTCTCAGATCAAGTTGAATGGGGAATATGTCTACCTCTCTGGAGATGGCGCTATCGTGGATGAAAACGGATACATCACTATTATTGGGCGCACAGATGATATTGTGAATGTGAGTGGGCATAGGATTGGCACGGCTGAAGTGGAGAGCGCTATTTCTAAACATGAAATGGTGGTTGAATGCGCGGTAGTGGGTATCCCTGATACGATTAAAGGAGAGGGCTTGTTTGCATTTGTAGTGCTGTGCGATGGGGCTAAATGCAATCTTGGCGAGAGTTTAGAATTGTTAAAAGAAATGAATCATATCTTATCCGTTGAAATTGGAAAGATCGCGAAATTAGACAATGTCATGTATGTGCCAGGTTTGCCTAAAACCAGGAGCGGGAAAATCATGAGAAGGCTTTTGAAATCTATCGCCAAAAAAGAGCCAATCACTCAAGATTTAAGCACGCTAGAAGATGTGAATGTGGTTAAAGAAATAATGAGTATCGTTCAAATGGAAGAGTGA
- the rimP gene encoding ribosome maturation factor RimP, with protein sequence MTKKIEEKIEGVIESLGYLLYDVSLVKENEQHVLRVSLKNLNGAVSLDICQQVSEIISPLLDVCDFIQDAYILEVSSMGLERTLKNPKHFKLSLGEKVEVKLINKESFQAILKDANDLSADFELENHAIKSVEYKDLKKVKTLFEW encoded by the coding sequence ATGACTAAAAAAATAGAAGAGAAAATAGAGGGCGTGATTGAAAGCTTGGGTTATTTGCTTTATGATGTGAGTTTGGTTAAAGAAAATGAGCAGCATGTTTTAAGGGTGAGCCTTAAAAACCTTAATGGAGCGGTTAGTTTGGACATTTGCCAACAAGTGAGCGAGATCATTTCGCCCTTATTAGATGTGTGCGATTTTATTCAAGACGCTTATATTTTAGAAGTGAGCTCCATGGGGTTAGAAAGAACGCTTAAAAACCCCAAACATTTCAAGCTTTCTTTAGGCGAAAAAGTGGAAGTCAAACTCATCAATAAAGAAAGCTTTCAAGCTATTCTTAAAGACGCTAACGATTTGAGTGCGGATTTTGAATTAGAGAATCACGCTATCAAAAGCGTGGAATATAAAGATTTAAAGAAAGTTAAAACGCTTTTTGAGTGGTGA
- the hsrA gene encoding response regulator-like transcription factor HsrA codes for MRVLLIEKNSVLGGEIEKGLNVKGFMADVTESLEDGEYLMDIRNYDLVMVSDKNALSFVSRIKEKHSSIVVLVSSDNPTSEEEVHAFEQGADDYIAKPYRSIKALVARIEARLRFWGSNVIEIGDLTISPDEEKIIYKGREVEVKGKPFEVLTHLARHRDQIVSKEQLLDAIWEEPEMVTPNVIEVAINQIRQKMDKPLGISTVETVRRRGYRFCYPKPACEE; via the coding sequence ATGCGCGTTCTACTGATTGAAAAAAATTCTGTTTTAGGTGGAGAAATTGAAAAGGGCTTAAATGTTAAAGGCTTTATGGCTGATGTAACAGAGAGTTTAGAGGATGGGGAATACCTTATGGATATTAGGAATTATGACTTAGTTATGGTTAGCGATAAAAACGCTTTAAGTTTTGTTTCTAGAATCAAGGAAAAGCATTCTTCTATTGTTGTTTTAGTTTCTTCTGATAACCCTACAAGCGAAGAAGAAGTCCATGCGTTTGAGCAGGGCGCGGACGATTATATCGCTAAGCCTTACCGCAGCATTAAGGCTTTAGTCGCAAGGATTGAGGCTCGTTTGAGGTTTTGGGGCTCTAATGTGATTGAAATTGGGGATTTGACCATTAGCCCTGATGAAGAAAAGATTATTTACAAGGGGCGTGAAGTTGAAGTGAAAGGGAAGCCTTTTGAAGTGCTTACCCATCTTGCCAGACATAGGGATCAAATCGTCTCCAAAGAACAGCTTTTAGACGCTATTTGGGAAGAGCCTGAAATGGTTACCCCTAATGTGATTGAAGTGGCTATCAATCAAATCCGCCAAAAAATGGATAAACCCTTAGGGATTTCCACGGTTGAAACCGTGAGGCGCAGAGGCTATCGTTTTTGCTACCCCAAACCGGCGTGTGAAGAGTAA
- a CDS encoding metallophosphoesterase, with protein MLISIAFLLVLCLLNYSSFRMLKSFLTLKKISQYAYLGFFILLSIGEAAFAFYRNAMPSHLFVLTSACSFVSFIVFILSLSFYGFSYSIEKIDFLYSRRKSLKNFLKLGFYLALLGYFWRGFYEGLARPKIKETPIYLDKLDKELKIILLTDMHVGSLLQKDFVDYIVEEVNQKEVDMVLIGGDLVDENIEKVKSFLLPLNNLKSTHGTFYVPGNHEYYHGIEPILSFLDTLNLTILGNECVHLGGINLCGVYDYFARKRQNFAPDIDKALKKRDSSKPTILLAHQPKQIRSLKEGHSVDLVLSGHTHAGQIFPFSLLVKLAQTYLHGLYKHSPTTQIYVSSGAGYWGIPLRFLAPSEIAYLRLLPKNQA; from the coding sequence ATGCTGATCTCCATAGCGTTTTTATTGGTTTTGTGTCTTTTGAATTATAGTTCTTTTAGGATGTTGAAATCGTTTTTAACCTTAAAGAAAATCTCTCAATACGCTTATTTAGGGTTTTTTATCCTTTTGAGCATAGGCGAGGCGGCTTTTGCTTTTTATAGAAATGCTATGCCTAGCCATTTGTTTGTTTTGACTTCGGCGTGTTCGTTTGTATCTTTTATTGTTTTTATCCTTTCTTTAAGTTTTTACGGGTTTTCCTACTCTATAGAAAAAATAGATTTTTTATATTCAAGGCGTAAAAGTTTAAAAAACTTTTTAAAATTGGGGTTTTATCTGGCGTTATTAGGGTATTTTTGGCGCGGCTTTTATGAAGGGTTGGCCCGCCCTAAAATCAAAGAAACCCCTATTTATTTAGACAAGCTGGATAAAGAATTAAAGATTATTTTACTCACAGACATGCATGTGGGGAGTTTGTTGCAAAAAGATTTTGTTGATTACATTGTAGAAGAAGTCAATCAAAAAGAAGTGGATATGGTGCTGATTGGGGGGGATTTAGTGGATGAAAACATTGAAAAAGTCAAATCTTTTTTACTGCCTTTAAACAACCTTAAAAGCACGCATGGCACTTTTTATGTGCCAGGAAATCATGAGTATTATCATGGCATAGAGCCGATTTTATCGTTTCTTGACACGCTTAATTTGACGATTTTAGGGAATGAGTGCGTGCATTTAGGGGGGATCAATTTGTGCGGTGTGTATGATTATTTCGCAAGGAAGCGTCAAAATTTTGCCCCTGATATTGACAAAGCTTTAAAAAAGCGCGATAGTAGTAAGCCCACGATCCTTTTGGCCCACCAACCCAAACAAATTAGAAGCCTCAAAGAAGGCCACTCTGTAGATTTAGTGCTTTCAGGGCATACCCATGCAGGGCAAATCTTTCCCTTTAGCCTTTTAGTCAAGTTGGCGCAAACCTATTTACATGGTTTATACAAGCACAGCCCCACCACTCAAATCTATGTGAGCAGTGGGGCAGGGTATTGGGGGATTCCTTTAAGGTTTTTAGCCCCTAGCGAGATCGCATACCTTAGGCTTTTACCTAAAAATCAAGCTTAG
- the rbfA gene encoding 30S ribosome-binding factor RbfA translates to MNAHKERLESNLLELLQEALASLNDSELNSLSVTKVECSKGKHHALVFVLSSDHKILSKLKKAEGLIRQFVLQASGWFKCPKLSFVSDNSLEKQLRLDAIFNEIAKGKGND, encoded by the coding sequence ATGAACGCTCATAAAGAACGCTTAGAATCCAATCTTTTAGAATTACTGCAAGAGGCTTTAGCGAGTTTGAATGACAGCGAGTTGAATTCTTTAAGCGTTACTAAAGTGGAATGCTCTAAAGGGAAGCACCACGCTTTGGTGTTTGTGCTTTCATCAGATCATAAAATCCTTTCCAAATTAAAAAAAGCTGAGGGTTTGATCAGGCAATTTGTTTTGCAAGCGAGCGGGTGGTTTAAATGCCCAAAACTCAGTTTTGTTTCAGACAATAGCTTAGAAAAGCAGCTCCGATTAGACGCCATATTTAATGAAATCGCTAAAGGGAAAGGTAATGACTAA